From the Anopheles stephensi strain Indian chromosome X, UCI_ANSTEP_V1.0, whole genome shotgun sequence genome, the window ACCGATTGGCCGACGCACCGCCGGTGGCAAGTATCTTGGTGTTCTCCCCAAAGCTGAACCCCATCTCGGTGGCGTACGTTTTTCGCGTTAGCATTTGCCCCTCGACCAGCGCACGGATCTCGCTTTGCGGCGAGCTGTACTTGAGCACGCCCTTCGCTAGCTCCACACTGGTCAGGTTGGAGTTTTTGTTCCAGCGCAGCGAACCCTTGACCGGTGGTAGAATTTCCTTCGAGATGAAGTGTAGCGCCAGGTTGCCAAAGTTGCCGCGTGGTGTCGAATCGAGCAGTTCGCTAAAGTTCTCCCAATTATCGTTTGCCTCCGCACGCTTGAAGATATCGCGCACCAGCGAACCGTTCCGGAAGCTGAAAGTAAAATTGAATGGGAAATAATCCAAAAAGTGATAACCCTTGACACTGGCTTACATAATACTTAGGTACAACTACAATCTCTTAGAAGTACTCATGCCAAAGGGTATATAAGACTAGCATATTTGTTTACTGATTACTTGAGATAATGAATCTTAAATACAAACTGATTTCACTGACAACACTCATAAAAGCTACCAATCAAGTTGTTAAAAGAAATCTTTACAACCGCTTATCATAATCGCATTGATGCATCAAACGCAGTTTGAGAGATGACAACTGTTTTTTAAACTTCACAGAGGACACTTTCGTTCTGATTTTAGTATTCAGCTTCTCCGTTTGATGAAGGTAAGGACGTTGAGTGCAATACTTCACCTATCAGAGGTCATACAGTCAGCActgacaacaacattgatgttgagttatgCGCAAGGCTGCTGGCTCCCAACCGGTCATATTgcaggaaacttctccactctaaatacctgtcgcgacggacaaagctgggactgtatatAACATTTGTAGTCACAGTACTTaaatacgcctctgagacatggaagCTCATGGACATGGAGCTTATAtggactcgccaggctccggtgggctggtcatatCATGCGAATGagaccggacgacccagtccgtaaagtccttttaggccaaACTGATGGCGTGATGGttttgatgcgtccgccagaagggccgggataacggattgccagacgacggcgctaaaccgtgagcgataTCGAGGATTGCTATAGCAGGCCAAGAGCGGCTTCGTCTTTCAAGATCGTCGTTTATGGATCGTATGTCCGCCTAAGATGCTACGCAGTCCATCGGCCCTCGAAGAAAATTCCAAGTCAAAACCCAAAGTCATGGCGCACGGCACATCTTCATTTATGAGACGCTAAGCAAACTTGTAGTCTACAACAAAATGGACTCTCGTAAAAGCTTGTAAATCGATCGATAAATATCGAAGCCCTTCCATTCGACACGGACCACACGGAGTCTTGCTACGTTCCTATGTCTAAGGACAGTAAGACATTCAAAGGTATGTTGCGTGAAACATGATTTACGACCAAACCAATCGATAAAGCGTGTTAGATCAATACTTCCCGTGAAGTGATTTTCGTACATGGAGCAAATCAACCACCGCAACAAATAACCTTGGATTCCATGTTAACTAGGCCAGAAGACCAAATTCATGGTAATTGCCATCGGCAGTAAAAGTAATGTAAGTTAAGAAGGAAGCGCTGGTAGATTCTAGTATTTTGACATACAAAATCGACAACAATATTAATGATGTGTTCTTCTTTTGCCTCTAAATCCTTGAGAGGTCTAGACCTGTCATTTctagcttccttgacttgcTGGAACACGTAATTGGATAGACAGGCCGGCGTCCTCCAGTACTTGGTCTTGCGGTGTGACAACCAGTGAACTTTCAAGAAGACTTGTCATTATAATCAATCCTGCAAACGGCGTTACAGACCGAATGCGATTTGATATCCATTGTGTCTTTCGTTCTTGTTCTGTGATGTTAGAGAGGATTTTGTTATCAACATGAATTTCTTCTTTGATAATACAACTTCGAAAGGACTCTggctgcaatttctggcttcctttgACTTGATATGACCTATAGCTGTtaagtcagtcctgcgtacaggTAGGTGATCCGGACCGGTTCCGTTCTCCAGTCCTGCTGTGTGGAAATCAGCACCGCTATCGCATCTACCATCAAACCACCCCGAGTTCTCGTTTAGTTAAAACTCTTCACtagctttcttcttcttcaacttAACGACCTCATATACGTcatgccagccatttctggcttactagacttaatgatatcacgtagttagatagtcagtcctcacaacgaggcaacggtccagatgggatttgaatgccgtatgaagaccggcaccgggTCGCTCCTTCACTAGCTTTCCATTTTGAAGAACTGTTGACTCGAATACGGCAATAGGTTTGATAGTACGTTGATTGAAGATGACGTTACGCTTGATTGAATAGTTGTGTTTcactctcttcttggcctaccgaccttttaggtcatgccatttctggcttactagacttaatgataacacgtagttggataatcagtcctcactacgggggaacggccctgctgtatgaagaccggcggcGCTATCGCATCGGCCGCCAGACACACAGCTGTTGCTAAAATTATAACCAAACATTTATCACAAATCCATGCATACATACCACAACAATCCCATAAAGCCATCGTCCGTTGGATGTACCATCACGTGCCCTTCCTGCAGATTCGATGGCGCATTCAGCTTCATCATAACCGTGTCGCTTGTACCGAGCGACAATGCCAACCAATCCTTCCCCACATTCATCCCGGCCAGTGCGGACAGATTGTCACCGGTGAACGCCACCACCCGGCATCCGGTGTTGAAGTTGTAACGCTGCACGAAAAACGAACCAACGGCACCGATGACCGTAGCGGCCGGTACCGGTTCGCCCAGTTTCGCTCGCAGTCCCGGTGCACACGCCGCCAGACAGTCGTCCGACCAGTCCCGGGTACGCACGTCCAGCAGATTCATCCCGGACCCGTCCGAACAATCGATCGGTGCCACATCGCCGAGAAAGATGGACGCCAGAAAGCTGCTCACCAACGAGATGCGCTCCGTGTTGCGGTAACAGTCGGGCCGCTGCTGAAAGATGCGTCTGATCTGCGGTCCGGTAAAACGTTCGTAACAGCGCGAGCCCGTTATCTGTACCATTCGCTCCCGGCCACCGACGCCCGCCTCCATCTCCTCACACTGCCGCCCGGTAGTGCCATCCATCCAGATTGGTGTCCGGTGCACGGTGAAGGCGGAATCGTCCAGCTGCGTGTGGAGAAACTTGTCCGCGTCCAGATTGCGTAGCGTTTCGATGCCGGCCCGTGACCAGTATAGGGAACCGTGCTGTTGTGCGGAACCGCTCAGTGCGACGACGGTGCTCAGGTCCGCACCCTGCACCACTATCCGGTCCAGCACCATATCGATCGCCTTTATCCACATGACCGGCTGTACGTAATATCTGCGTGAATGTCGGACGGGTAAGTAATGGTGCCGGCACTTGGAAATGGTAAAGGTAAAGGAACGGTAGCTTACTCATTTTTGGCCGTTCCCGCGTTTACTCCGCCTGTGGTGCGAAATTCTGGCAGGTCTGAGTCGAACTTTACTTCCGCGTGTGCAACGTTCTCCAAGTTTGCGTTCAATAAAACGGCTTTTAGCTGAAAAATGGAATAACTATATTAATTTAAtggattaaaaaaataaatgtaatgCGGCGTGTTTCATTCAGTCCATACAGCAAGCGTCTCCCATGTTTCCCATGGTCCAGCAAACCATTGACTTGATTCCCGAAAAGCCCCACATTATAACGTATTTCCTCAATTACATATTTAATTGCAAATATAAATCTTTAGACAAGGCAAACCCTCAAAAatgtaccaaaaaaaaaaatagcaactcCTCAAAAAGCGGTCAGCTGGTGAATGTTGCAGctacaattatttttaaaaccatgCCCGATTGGAATTGGAAATCAGCCACGCCGTTCCAAATTTGACTGATCGCccgtttttccttccgtttttgctgttttaatttcaCCGTTACGCGTCCCACATTGAGCACGGCCAGCGGAATAGCGCGCTCGTCATTGGCTTATCGGCCCGAGCGGACGATTTCTGACAATCGCCGTACAACCGACAGATGCGATAATCGGTTGCtgtaaaacgaaaaaagaaattaaacaaacaaccatcatcatctatCGCTTTGAAGATGATAATGTAATTATTGCACGCGTACACTTTTACaacagccaaccagccagccagctagcaCATGATAAGCGGAAGAAACTAACTTCGAACCGCGAGCGAGTGTGCGTTGGCATGGATGACCCTGCCTAGGCCAACCGGGGCCAACCGAGTCCGCACTCTGAAGGAGATCGGAAGGTCACATTGCGATCGTGGATGCTTACCTTCTGGGTGCTTAGGTCCAGCCCAAGGTATGTTTCGTTCGCTGACTGCATGGTTGATCGAGCGTCGGTTCCGCGGTAT encodes:
- the LOC118506688 gene encoding xylulose kinase translates to MQSANETYLGLDLSTQKLKAVLLNANLENVAHAEVKFDSDLPEFRTTGGVNAGTAKNEYYVQPVMWIKAIDMVLDRIVVQGADLSTVVALSGSAQQHGSLYWSRAGIETLRNLDADKFLHTQLDDSAFTVHRTPIWMDGTTGRQCEEMEAGVGGRERMVQITGSRCYERFTGPQIRRIFQQRPDCYRNTERISLVSSFLASIFLGDVAPIDCSDGSGMNLLDVRTRDWSDDCLAACAPGLRAKLGEPVPAATVIGAVGSFFVQRYNFNTGCRVVAFTGDNLSALAGMNVGKDWLALSLGTSDTVMMKLNAPSNLQEGHVMVHPTDDGFMGLLCFRNGSLVRDIFKRAEANDNWENFSELLDSTPRGNFGNLALHFISKEILPPVKGSLRWNKNSNLTSVELAKGVLKYSSPQSEIRALVEGQMLTRKTYATEMGFSFGENTKILATGGASANRSILQVASDVFNAPVYTQKTTEAALIGAAFRAKYVLSVARAKESPCGDGKGVVNAPGPYYDFIANLLPHSVTRVCDPSKDSEEIYGAMVERYRAMVSFMMEQQD